A DNA window from Ostrea edulis chromosome 5, xbOstEdul1.1, whole genome shotgun sequence contains the following coding sequences:
- the LOC125649123 gene encoding dynein axonemal assembly factor 10-like, which translates to MDKPQIIAHIEKSLNYTLFDTKWIPCSAKFVVLGSHARGTGALQIYELAHGQLNCVKEIEKAKALKCGTFGASSIQQRYLATGDFDGRMQIWNLETPELPVYSVNGHKEIINTIDGVGGLGIGEGAPEIVTGSRDGAVKVWDPRQKNDPVATMEPSDGETKRDCWAVAFGHAYNKHDRCVAAGYDNGDIKLFDLRNMSLRWETNIKNGVCGLEFDRKDISMNKLVATSLEAKFQCYDMRTQHPTKGFASVSEKAHKSTTIWGARHLPQNRDVFMTLGGNGSMYLWKYNYPSQRVKQDENKQDMGVAGTLSLLQNVTLSTQPINAFDWSPDKEGLCVCSAFDQTIRVLIVTKLNRI; encoded by the exons ATGGACAAGCCTCAAATAATAGCCCATATAGAGAAGTCTTTGAACTATACACTTTTTGATACCAAATGGATACCTTGCAGTGCAAAGTTTGTTGTCCTGGGTAGTCATGCTAGAGGAACGGGTGCTTTACAAATTTATGAATTGGCACACGGACAACTGAATTGTGTAAAAGAA ATAGAAAAGGCAAAAGCATTGAAATGTGGGACATTTGGTGCATCCAGTATACAGCAACGATACCTGGCAACTGGAGATTTTGATGGTAGAATGCAGATCTG GAATTTGGAGACCCCTGAGCTACCAGTATACTCCGTAAATGGTCATAAAGAAATCATCAACACTATTGATGGGGTTGGAGGCCTTGGAATTGGAGAGGGTGCTCCAGAAATAGTTACAGGAAGCAGAGATG gGGCAGTAAAAGTATGGGATCCTCGTCAGAAAAATGATCCTGTTGCCACAATGGAACCAAGTGATGGAGAGACCAAGAGGGACTGTTGGGCTGTAGCATTTG GCCATGCGTACAACAAACATGACAGATGTGTCGCAGCAGGATATGATAATGGTGATATCAAATTGTTTGATCTGCGAAACATGTCTCTTCGATGGGAAACCAACATCAAGAATGGA GTGTGTGGACTCGAGTTTGACAGAAAAGACATCAGTATGAATAAGTTAGTTGCTACATCTCTGGAAGCGAAGTTTCAGTGTTATGACATGAGAACACAACATCCAACTAAAGGATTTGCTTCAGTTTCTGAAAAG GCCCACAAATCAACCACTATTTGGGGAGCCCGCCATTTACCTCAGAACAGAGATGTTTTCATGACACTGGGAGGAAATGGCTCAATGTATCTCTGGAAATA TAACTACCCCTCACAGAGAGTGAAGCAGGATGAGAATAAACAGGACATGGGTGTGGCAGGAACTCTTAGTCTGTTGCAGAATGTGACTTTATCTACCCAGCCAATCAATGCCTTTGACTGGAGCCCTGACAAGGAGGGACTATGTGTGTGCTCAGCATTTGACCAAACTATTAGAGTTCTCATTGTGACAAAGTTAAACAGGATCTGA
- the LOC125649124 gene encoding ribosomal RNA processing protein 36 homolog yields the protein MESDNSVSESVDEKILLKKNQITKRKRRSKDGDVNSGKNKRRTLLNVTDWKEKGHKVVKETKKILPEDESESESNNEASEREEEEDYAAIKEELSNLSFEELKKLKEKLGLKVFNQVLHGERGESSIDRKAFKRANKNRPMEMSSKKQVPRYKKSVPVKKKVTRDPRFDDLSGQFNDELFSRSYGFLSDIKHREIERIQKTLKKEKNPEKKKELQYLLNRMKQQELSAGKKEQQKRIERDWKKKEQSRVKEGKTPFYLKKSERRKLELAEKYKELQKSGKVDKYLGKKRKKTAQKEKKKLPAQALS from the exons ATGGAGAGTGATAATTCTGTGAGTGAATCAGTCGATGAGAAGATACTGCTTAAAAAGAATCAAATCACAAAGAGAAAAAGAAGGAGTAAAGACGGTGATGTCAACAGTGGCAAGAATAAGAGAAGAACATTGCTGAACGTCACCGATTGGAAGGAAAAAGGACATAAAGTTGTTAAGGAAACTAAAAAAATACTCCCAGAGGATGAATCAGAAAGTGAATCCAATAATGAAGCAAGTGAGAGAGAAGAGGAGGAGGATTAT GCGGCAATAAAGGAAG AACTGTCAAACCTGTCTTTTGAAGAACTAAAGAAATTAAAGGAAAAACTGGGACTCAAAGT ATTTAACCAAGTGTTACATGGTGAAAGAGGTGAAAGCTCAATTGACAGGAAAGCGTTTAAAAGGGCAAACAAAAACAG ACCAATGGAAATGTCATCAAAGAAGCAGGTTCCAAGATATAAGAAATCTGTCCCTGTGAAGAAAAAG GTAACTAGAGACCCGAGATTTGATGATCTTTCTGGCCAGTTTAATGATGAACTCTTCAGCAGAAGTTACGGATTTCTCAGTGACATAAAACACAGGGAAATAGAG AGGATTCAGAAAACACTTAAGAAAGAGAAAAACCCCGAGAAGAAAAAAGAACTTCAATACTTACTAAACAGAATG AAACAACAAGAGCTCTCTGCTGGCAAAAAGGAGCAGCAGAAAAGGATAGAACGAGACTGGAAGAAGAAGGAGCAATCCCGTGTCAAAGAGGGCAAGACTCCATTCTACCTCAAAAAAT CTGAAAGACGAAAATTGGAGTTGGCTGAAAAGTACAAAGAATTGCAGAAATCAGGGAAAGTAGATAAATATCTTGGAAAGAAAAGGAAGAAAACAGCtcaaaaagagaagaaaaaattaccTGCTCAAGCGCtttcataa